The Cellulosimicrobium sp. ES-005 genome segment ACCGCGGACCGTGGTGATGACGTGCTCCAGCCCGAGCTTCTCGCGCAGGCGTCGCACGTGGACGTCGATGGTGCGGCTGCCCGCGGCGACCTCGTGGTCGGCCCACACGGTCTCGAGCAGCTCGGCCCGCGTCACGACGCGGTGCGCCGTGCGGGCGAGGTACGACAGGAGCTCGAGCTCCCGGAACGTCAGGCGCGCCGACCTGCCCTCGACCGTGACCGTGCGGCCCGCGGGGTCGATGACGACGCGCGGCACGGGCGACAGGGTCGCGAGCCGCTCGCGGAACGCCGCGATGTCCTGCACGGGCGACGACGTCGTGGTCGTGGGCTCGGCGAGCGCGAGGGCCGTGTACGTCTCGGCGCTCGGCAGCCAGTCGCGGGCGAGCTCGCCGAGCGCCTCGGCGAGCTCGACGAGCTGGGCCTGCGGCTGCTCGCCCGGCGCCGCGTCGACGCCGACGTAGAGGACGAATCCCGGGTTGCGGCGCGGCGTGGCCGGGTCGGTGGCGGCCGGGCGGGCCGGCGCGAGCGCGGTGCGCGGCGCGGCGGGGTGCTGCGGTGCGAGGGCCCGGGGCGCGGCGGCGCGGGACGAGGTGCGGCGGGCGGGACGGGTAGCGGTGAGCGTCATGGGTGGCTCCGGGTGCGTCGGGCCGACGGCATCGCCGGGAGACCGGCGGGTCGGCAGGGGTCGAGGGCTGAACCGAGGTGCGGGAGAGGGTTCAGGCCTGACAACAGACGCACATGACCGCGCCCGGGAGCGCGCCGGACGGCGCGCTGGCGGGACGGGTCGAGGTGCTCACGGGAGCGAGCATGGCAGTGCACCGCGCGGTACGCCAAGAGGAGCCCGGCAACTTCTCATCATGCGGACGGGCGCGGTCTCGCGTTCCGGGCGCGGGTGGTGGCGGGGCCGTCGCGACCGGGGGCTCGGTCGCGCGCGTCCGCCCAGGTGGGAGGGGTCAGACGACGCCGTAGAGGCGGTCCCCGGCGTCGCCGAGGCCCGGGACGATGTACGCCTTCTCGTTGAGGCGCTCGTCGACCGCGGCGACCACGAGCTGGACGTCCACGCGGTCGCCGACCGCGTTCTCCAGCACCTGGATCCCCTCGGGCGCCGCGAGCAGGCAGACCGCCGTGACGTCCCGCGCACCGCGCGCGAACACGTAGTCGATCGCGGCCACGAGCGTGCCGCCCGTCGCGAGCATCGGGTCCAGGAGGAACACGTGCCGACCCGTCAGGTCGTCGGGCAGGCGGTTCGCGTACGTGACCGCCTCGAGCGTCTCCTCGTCGCGCTGCATGCCGAGGAACCCGACCTCCGCCGTCGGCAGCAGGCGCGTCATGCCCTCGAGCATCCCCAGGCCCGCCCGCAGGATGGGGACGACCAGGGGACGCGGCTCCGCGAGGCGCACGCCGATCGTCGTCGTCACCGGCGTCTCGATCTCGTGCGGCTCGACCCGCACGTCGCGCGTGGCCTCGTAGGCGAGCAGCGTGACCAGCTCGTCGACGAGGAGCCGGAACGTCGGGGACGCCGTCTCCTTGTTCCGCAGGACGGTCAGCTTGTGGGCTACGAGCGGGTGGTCGGCGACGTGCAGGCGCATGGCGACAACGGTATCCGACCACGAGCCCTCCCGTACCGCCCGGTAACCACCCGCCGTGCGCGAGTTGTCAGCGCCACACCGGTCTATAGCCTGGTGAGACGCT includes the following:
- the upp gene encoding uracil phosphoribosyltransferase, which translates into the protein MRLHVADHPLVAHKLTVLRNKETASPTFRLLVDELVTLLAYEATRDVRVEPHEIETPVTTTIGVRLAEPRPLVVPILRAGLGMLEGMTRLLPTAEVGFLGMQRDEETLEAVTYANRLPDDLTGRHVFLLDPMLATGGTLVAAIDYVFARGARDVTAVCLLAAPEGIQVLENAVGDRVDVQLVVAAVDERLNEKAYIVPGLGDAGDRLYGVV
- a CDS encoding winged helix-turn-helix domain-containing protein, with translation MTLTATRPARRTSSRAAAPRALAPQHPAAPRTALAPARPAATDPATPRRNPGFVLYVGVDAAPGEQPQAQLVELAEALGELARDWLPSAETYTALALAEPTTTTSSPVQDIAAFRERLATLSPVPRVVIDPAGRTVTVEGRSARLTFRELELLSYLARTAHRVVTRAELLETVWADHEVAAGSRTIDVHVRRLREKLGLEHVITTVRGLGYRFDPQTPVVLGGTGDAA